AATTTCCGGATTATTCTCCGGAGGAACTGCAAAGAGTTACGAATCTTATTGCGGCCAATTATTGGCGCAAGAACAGATGTCTAGTTTAGATTCGAAAACCCAAGAATGTATCTTCAATTGTAATGAGGCATATTGGTCCAGGGTCGGATCTGAAAACGATTGTAGTGGAGAAGGTTCCGAAATCCTAATTTCTAATTCCGGAATAGAAACCCTCAATTGTGTCAGAAATTGCAAAGAACTTTATTCGTCAGAACCAGAACTTTAAGTCCGAAATTTCGGAACAAAAACAGAATGACTGGGATCGTATCAGACAAAAAAACAGAAATTAAGAAGGAACTAATAAAATGAGTTTTGAAAATGCTATTGGGTACATGGAAACGGCGATCTTCGTGATCATGGCGATCGCAAGTGTTCTTGCAGTAGCCGTTGTAGTAGAAAGAGCGATCATATTCGTTAAAAATACGAAAGACTCCGCCTTCGTATTACCTGAAATCATCCAAACCGCAAGAAAGGGAGATCTTTCCGGAGCTCCTAAATTTTCAGAAAATTATCCGGAGAATGTTTACGCAAGATTCGCTGACTTCTCCTCCGAACATTCCAAAGGTGGAAAAGAAAGCCTGGGTGAATTGATGGAAGGAAAGATGATCGGAGAAAGAGTCGGTTTCGAAACTAGACTTTCTATTTTAAACACTTTGGGAAACAACGCTCCATTTATCGGACTGTTAGGAACAGTATTCGGAGTCATCAGTGCATTCTATAAATTAGGAACTTTGGGGAATGCAGCTGGAGAAGTAGTAATGAGAACTATTTCACAAGCACTACTTGCAACTGCGGTAGGTCTTGCTGTCGCGATTCCAGTGGTTATGGCAAATAACTACTTCACCAGAAAATTGAAAATCATCCAATCCAATCTGGAAATTCTTTCCAAAGAATTTTTAGCAAGCCTGTCTCGGAAAGGTTAAACCGAGGATTTCTAGAAAGGAGAATTTATGGCAGGTCAAAGTTCTTCCGGCGACGGAGAAGAAATCGGCAGTATCAATATTACTCCGATGGTGGACGTTATTTTAGTTCTTTTAGTAATCTTCATGGTTACCGCGAACTTCTTAAAAAAAGAATCCATCAATATCAATCTTCCTAAAGCGGATGCGGTGGATGCGAATCTAGCCAAAACCGTTCAGGTAGCATTATCTAAAGATGGAAAAATTTTCTTAGAAGGAAATGAAACAGATTTCCCGAGACTCGAAGCTCAATTGCAGAGAGAGACTAAGATCCGTCCAAATATGAGGATCACGTTATCCGCTGATTCTTCCCTTCCATACGGAAAAATAGCAGAAACTATGGGAAAGATCAAAAAAGCGGGCGTGCACCAAATCGCATTATCCGTTAAAAGGTGATCCGGAGAAATGAATCCTACTCTGGAAAAAGTAAAAA
This region of Leptospira andrefontaineae genomic DNA includes:
- a CDS encoding MotA/TolQ/ExbB proton channel family protein, coding for MSFENAIGYMETAIFVIMAIASVLAVAVVVERAIIFVKNTKDSAFVLPEIIQTARKGDLSGAPKFSENYPENVYARFADFSSEHSKGGKESLGELMEGKMIGERVGFETRLSILNTLGNNAPFIGLLGTVFGVISAFYKLGTLGNAAGEVVMRTISQALLATAVGLAVAIPVVMANNYFTRKLKIIQSNLEILSKEFLASLSRKG
- a CDS encoding ExbD/TolR family protein — its product is MAGQSSSGDGEEIGSINITPMVDVILVLLVIFMVTANFLKKESININLPKADAVDANLAKTVQVALSKDGKIFLEGNETDFPRLEAQLQRETKIRPNMRITLSADSSLPYGKIAETMGKIKKAGVHQIALSVKR